A genomic stretch from Arachis stenosperma cultivar V10309 chromosome 3, arast.V10309.gnm1.PFL2, whole genome shotgun sequence includes:
- the LOC130970006 gene encoding pectinesterase inhibitor 3-like yields the protein MQTQLRRTIFTFLLLFSSPTFFVFSTASPPSKNNRSNNAQALVRSSCVHTRYPNICLKTLSNYAGPANSPLDVARAALRVSLAHARRACRHLKTLQAPLVGSGPGPNTGPLSSKSKRQRAALSDCIEQMADSVDELKRSLEELQHLETATFRWQMSNAQTWVSAALSNGDSCLDGFGDGSNGGDRGGGGNDRDKKLRRSVKRRVTDVARVTSNALYMINLVGETWPGKPNKHRSSPRGTHFND from the coding sequence ATGCAGACACAACTCAGGCGCACTATTTTCACTTTCCTGCTGTTGTTCTCATCCCCAACATTTTTCGTCTTCTCCACCGCATCACCACCGTCAAAAAACAACCGCAGCAACAACGCGCAAGCTCTGGTCCGTTCATCATGCGTTCACACAAGGTACCCGAACATCTGCCTCAAAACACTCTCAAACTACGCTGGGCCTGCCAACTCCCCTTTAGACGTGGCCCGGGCCGCTCTCAGGGTGAGCCTGGCCCACGCCCGACGAGCCTGCAGACACCTCAAGACTCTCCAAGCACCACTGGTAGGCTCAGGCCCAGGCCCAAATACAGGCCCATTGAGCTCGAAGTCCAAGAGGCAGCGAGCGGCGCTGAGTGACTGCATCGAGCAGATGGCGGACTCGGTTGACGAGCTGAAGAGGAGCCTTGAGGAGCTCCAGCACCTCGAAACGGCGACGTTTCGGTGGCAGATGAGTAACGCACAGACTTGGGTGAGTGCTGCCCTCAGTAACGGCGACTCATGCCTCGATGGCTTTGGAGACGGAAGCAACGGCGGCGACAGAGGCGGTGGAGGCAACGACCGTGACAAGAAGCTGAGGAGGAGCGTGAAGCGGAGGGTGACTGACGTGGCAAGGGTCACCAGCAATGCTTTGTACATGATTAACCTTGTTGGTGAAACTTGGCCCGGGAAGCCTAATAAGCATCGTTCTTCGCCACGTGGCACCCATTTCAATGACTGA